Proteins from a genomic interval of Drosophila melanogaster chromosome 2R:
- the CG8343 gene encoding uncharacterized protein — translation MRSLFLVCLVFCSAWSLPESDLLPTSPAPGNDTAEEPQLPAFSPFSLRDGRFAIGAFAKVNWFQAQATCAAYGYTLVSITSEQDQRSLRNFLFNYARNQQDLLTDPLWTSGTDLASDNNWVWFSKGRAVNYRNFQNGLPGYSSDNRHCLGINGINGLWVNENCSELRYFVCEKRCQFDDDVN, via the coding sequence ATGCGTTCCCTATTCCTGGTCTGTTTGGTCTTCTGCTCCGCTTGGTCCTTGCCAGAATCGGACCTCTTACCCACATCTCCAGCACCCGGAAACGACACCGCCGAGGAGCCTCAGCTGCCCGCCTTCTCGCCATTTAGTCTGCGCGATGGCAGGTTCGCCATAGGTGCCTTTGCCAAAGTGAACTGGTTCCAAGCTCAGGCCACCTGTGCCGCCTATGGGTACACGCTCGTAAGCATTACATCCGAGCAGGATCAGCGCAGTCTCCGCAACTTCCTCTTCAACTACGCCCGGAACCAGCAGGATCTGCTGACCGATCCGCTCTGGACCTCGGGCACCGACCTGGCCAGTGACAACAACTGGGTGTGGTTCAGCAAGGGGCGCGCCGTCAACTACCGCAACTTCCAGAACGGTCTACCGGGCTACTCCAGCGATAATCGCCACTGCCTTGGCATCAATGGAATTAACGGACTATGGGTGAACGAGAACTGCTCAGAGCTGCGCTACTTCGTTTGCGAGAAGCGTTGCCAGTTCGATGACGACGTAAACTAA
- the CG11211 gene encoding uncharacterized protein, whose amino-acid sequence MVTILFTIFSLPFLVIASSNINNTDLTFYQKCNPLLQCNAYFSVAGFAEVNWLEANHVCNRVGAVLATVRNEEQHQLMLHYVNRKERIFGNRTFWLGATNLVDRSYFWTWMSTGIPVTYAQWSRREPKSDRTGQDACLVLGTDNLWHSEPCQRKHNFICENVCQLNYSGLDKRVYI is encoded by the exons ATGGTTACCATACTGTTCACTATCTTTAGCTTACCTTTCTTGGTAATAGCAtccagcaacatcaacaataCCGATTTGACTTTTTATCAAAAGTGCAATCCGCTTCTTCAGTGCAATGCATATTTTTCAGTGGCAGGTTTTGCTGAA gTAAACTGGCTTGAAGCTAACCATGTATGCAATAGAGTTGGAGCAGTCCTAGCTACTGTCAGAAATGAGGAGCAGCATCAGCTAATGCTTCACTACGTCAACAGGAAAG AACGGATATTTGGAAACAGAACCTTTTGGTTGGGCGCCACAAACCTGGTGGATCGGAGCTATTTCTGGACCTGGATGAGCACTGGCATTCCCGTTACCTACGCACAATGGAGCCGGAGAGAGCCCAAGTCTGATCGAACAGGTCAAGACGCCTGCCTGGTCTTGGGAACAGACAATCTCTGGCATAGTGAACCCTGCCAACGGAAACACAATTTTATTTGCGAAAATGTTTGTCAGCTAAATTATTCAGGGCTGGACAAgagagtatatatataa
- the Ptr gene encoding Patched-related, isoform C translates to MTCGISCVDKTLNKSFYHLGICIAKHPGYFIIIPVLLTLLCMTGYQQLKYQIDPEYLFSPIAGEGKTERAIVEQYFKVNYTHRFNVGRITRPGRFGRVIVITKDGDENMIRREVFQELRQLDNIIQNATTTYDGDTYTYKDNCARWENECFENDILNLDALMDDIEAGQLNLTFPFMFNPVTWDAHLFPVFFGGTKLTEDNYVISVPAIQLVYFVTADTKRQDAKGAEWEETFLRVVGNAENSGQFKHISVSYFASRTLDHELEKNTKTVVPYFSSTFLLMGLFSIITCMMGDAVRSKPFLGLMGNVSAIMATLAAFGLAMYCGIEFIGINLAAPFLMIGIGIDDTFVMLAGWRRTKAKMPVAERMGLMMSEAAVSITITSVTDFISFLIGIISPFRSVRIFCTYSVFAVCFTFLWHITFFAACMAISGYRERKNLHSIFGCRVQPMSVAIKEKRNFLYKAIMAGGIDANDPDNPIDNKDHMLMAFFKDKMAAVINNKWCKAIIILAFASYLVGACYGITQIKEGLERRKLSREDSYSVEFFDREDDYYREFPYRMQVIIAGPLNYSDPLVQEQVENLTSTLEHTSYVTSRRYTESWLRSFLSFLERNNELLNVTVDDEQTFIDAVKEHWLFPGNPFSLDVRFNEDETQIIASRFLIQAVNITDTNHEKEMVRDLRQICKDSPLNASIFHPYFVFFDQFELVRPVSLQAMVIGAIIMMIISFVFIPNILCSLWVAFSVISIELGVAGYMALWDVNLDSISMINLIMCIGFSVDFTAHICYTYMSSKKRSPKARVREALHSLGLPIIQGSSSTILGIVALLLAQSYIFLVFFKMVFLVIFFGAMHGLFLLPVLLSLFGPGSCLTWTGKDDGSDAEVDDGLDDRQLEKPFSQSYYMQYPSIGINGPYGSKGFLGAPYKAYGVDEKDLGLGTSGEDSSESSSSRSQHRQQAAATEEEVVVRESPTRRYDDGWRRSSYQNIYGQGAAQFQAQPDLYGKQVSATEWRQRLDTHEQQQRQRQRRSPFENYRQDVEIDMQKARRNSHGDVIDLHGTPNSSVEERFRRRGEPFSAESGDDSSYRHQQIMAMPAAGSAPSAKRYHRRRSSEDSTSRHQRWPANIEERRARRAYSPAHNRPETALTSYAYRSSSHHNLYQPNGKSSKYPPTYQYGDYYH, encoded by the exons ATGACGTGTGGTATTTCATGTGTCGATAAGACACTGAATAAATCGTTTTACCATCTGGGAATATGCATAGCCAAACATCCTGGATATTTTATTATCATTCCTGTGCTGCTGACGCTGCTCTGCATGACTGG TTACCAGCAGCTGAAGTATCAAATTGATCCGGAGTATTTGTTCTCGCCAATTGCGGGGGAGGGAAAGACTGAGCGTGCCATCGTTGAGCAATACTTCAAAGTGAATTACACGCACCGCTTTAACGTCGGACGCATAACGAGGCCCG GTCGCTTCGGGCGAGTCATTGTGATAACGAAGGATGGCGACGAAAATATGATCCGCCGCGAGGTTTTCCAGGAGCTGCGGCAGCTGGACAACATCATCCAAAATGCTACAACCACTTATGATGGTGATACCTATACGTACAAGGACAATTGTGCCCGCTGGGAGAACGAGTGCTTTGAGAACGATATTCTCAATTTGGATGCGCTGATGGATGAC ATTGAAGCGGGTCAACTGAATTTGACATTTCCTTTCATGTTTAATCCAGTCACGTGGGATGCCCACTTGTTTCCTGTCTTTTTTGGCGGCACCAAGCTGACTGAGGACAATTATGTGATCAGTGTTCCGGCCATTCAGTTGGTGTATTTCGTCACCGCAGACACCAAAAGGCAGGATGCCAA GGGTGCCGAGTGGGAGGAGACTTTCCTGCGGGTGGTTGGCAACGCAGAGAATTCTGGACAGTTCAAGCACATCTCGGTCTCATATTTCGCCTCCCGTACGTTGGACCACGAGCTCGAGAAGAACACAAAGACTGTGGTGCCCTATTTCAGCTCAACGTTTCTGCTGATGGGTCTGTTTAG CATTATCACCTGCATGATGGGTGATGCAGTTCGCTCGAAACCCTTCCTGGGGCTCATGGGCAACGTTTCGGCCATTATGGCCACCCTGGCCGCTTTCGGCCTGGCTATGTACTGCGGCATTGAGTTCATTGGCATCAATCTCGCTGCTCCCTTCCTGATGATCG GCATTGGCATCGACGACACTTTCGTAATGCTGGCAGGTTGGCGGCGCACCAAGGCCAAAATGCCGGTCGCGGAACGAATGGGTCTTATGATGTCCGAGGCGGCGGTGTCGATCACCATCACCTCGGTCACCGACTTCATTTCGTTCCTGATCGGCATTATTAGCCCTTTTCGATCGGTCAGGATCTTCTGCACGTACTCGGTGTTCGCCGTTTGCTTTACGTTCCTGTGGCACATCACCTTCTTCGCCGCCTGCATGGCCATTTCGGGATACAGGGAGCGGAAGAATTTGCATTCCATTTTCGGCTGCCGTGTCCAGCCAATGTCTGTTGCAATCAAAG AAAAGCGAAACTTCCTCTACAAAGCGATCATGGCTGGTGGCATAGACGCTAACGATCCTGACAATCCCATCGACAACAAGGACCACATGCTGATGGCGTTCTTCAAGGACAAGATGGCTGCAGTAATCAACAACAAGTGGTGCAAGGCGATCATCATCCTGGCCTTTGCAAGCTATTTAGTTGGCGCCTGCTACGGAATCACCCAAATAAAGGAGGGTCTCGAACGACGAAAGCTCTCCCGGGAAGACTCCTACTCGGTGGAGTTCTTTGATCGCGAGGACGACTACTACCGCGAGTTCCCATACAGAATGCAG GTAATTATTGCTGGCCCGTTAAACTACTCGGATCCTCTAGTCCAGGAGCAAGTGGAGAACCTTACCAGCACCCTGGAGCATACCTCGTACGTAACCTCTAGGCGTTACACAGAGTCCTGGCTACGCTCGTTCCTCTCATTCTTGGAGCGCAACAATGAGCTCCTTAATGTTACGGTGGACGATGAGCAAACATTTATTGACGCCGTGAAGGAGCACTGGTTGTTCCCTGGTAACCCCTTCTCCCTGGATGTTCGCTTCAATGAGGACGAAACCCAAATTATTGCCTCACGGTTTCTCATTCAAGCGGTTAACATCACAGATACCAATCACGAAAAAGAGATGGTTCGGGATCTACGACAGATCTGCAAGGACTCTCCGCTGAATGCCTCGATATTCCATCCATATTTTGTGTTCTTTGATCAGTTCGAACTGGTGAGACCGGTTTCACTCCAGGCAATGGTGATCGGAGCCATCATAATGATGATCATCTCCTTTGTTTTTATCCCTAATATACTTTGCTCCTTGTGGGTGGCCTTCTCGGTCATCTCGATAGAGCTGGGCGTTGCAGGATATATGGCCTTGTGGGACGTTAACCTGGACTCCATTTCGATGATTAATTTGATCATGTGTATTGGCTTCTCAGTGGACTTCACCGCTCACATCTGCTACACATACATGTCCTCGAAAAAACGCAGCCCCAAGGCACGAGTCCGAGAAGCGCTTCACTCCCTGGGTCTTCCAATTATCCAGGGCTCCAGCTCGACTATTCTGGGCATTGTTGCTCTTCTGCTGGCCCAGAGCTACATCTTCCTGGTCTTCTTCAAGATGGTGTTTTTGGTGATTTTCTTCGGCGCCATGCACGGACTTTTCCTGCTGCCTGTGTTACTCTCGCTCTTCGGACCCGGATCTTGCCTTACCTGGACGGGAAAGGACGATGGTAGCGACGCAGAGGTAGACGACGGCCTGGACGACCGTCAGCTGGAAAAGCCCTTTTCACAGTCATATTACATGCAATACCCTAGCATTGGTATCAACGGCCCATATGGCTCGAAAGGCTTCCTGGGAGCCCCATACAAGGCCTACGGTGTGGACGAGAAGGATCTAGGACTGGGTACCTCTGGTGAGGACTCGTCGGAGAGCAGCTCAAGTCGATCGCAGCACCGGCAGCAGGCTGCCGCCACAGAGGAGGAGGTTGTGGTACGTGAGTCTCCGACGCGGAGATACGATGACGGCTGGCGTCGCTCCTCCTACCAGAACATTTATGGTCAAGGAGCAGCACAGTTTCAGGCCCAACCCGATCTGTACGGCAAGCAGGTTTCGGCGACCGAGTGGCGCCAGCGTTTGGATACccacgagcagcagcagcgtcaAAGGCAGCGGAGAAGTCCGTTTGAAAACTACCGCCAGGACGTAGAGATTGACATGCAGAAGGCGCGACGTAACTCGCACGGCGACGTTATCGATCTGCATGGAACACCCAACTCCTCCGTGGAGGAGCGATTTAGACGACGGGGAGAGCCCTTCAGTGCGGAAAGTGGGGACGACAGCAGCTACCGTCATCAACAGATAATGGCTATGCCAGCCGCTGGATCCGCTCCTTCAGCTAAGCGGTATCACCGACGACGATCCTCAGAGGATTCCACCAGCCGACACCAGCGATGGCCGGCAAACATCGAGGAGCGGAGGGCACGACGCGCTTACTCGCCTGCCCACAACCGCCCAGAGACTGCCTTGACCAGCTACGCCTACCGCTCCTCCTCGCACCATAATCTTTACCAGCCGAACGGGAAGTCTTCGAAGTATCCGCCCACTTACCAGTATGGCGACTACTACCATTGA
- the Ptr gene encoding Patched-related, isoform D has translation MTCGISCVDKTLNKSFYHLGICIAKHPGYFIIIPVLLTLLCMTGYQQLKYQIDPEYLFSPIAGEGKTERAIVEQYFKVNYTHRFNVGRITRPGY, from the exons ATGACGTGTGGTATTTCATGTGTCGATAAGACACTGAATAAATCGTTTTACCATCTGGGAATATGCATAGCCAAACATCCTGGATATTTTATTATCATTCCTGTGCTGCTGACGCTGCTCTGCATGACTGG TTACCAGCAGCTGAAGTATCAAATTGATCCGGAGTATTTGTTCTCGCCAATTGCGGGGGAGGGAAAGACTGAGCGTGCCATCGTTGAGCAATACTTCAAAGTGAATTACACGCACCGCTTTAACGTCGGACGCATAACGAGGCCCG GCTATTAA
- the Ptr gene encoding Patched-related, isoform E produces the protein MTCGISCVDKTLNKSFYHLGICIAKHPGYFIIIPVLLTLLCMTGYQQLKYQIDPEYLFSPIAGEGKTERAIVEQYFKVNYTHRFNVGRITRPGK, from the exons ATGACGTGTGGTATTTCATGTGTCGATAAGACACTGAATAAATCGTTTTACCATCTGGGAATATGCATAGCCAAACATCCTGGATATTTTATTATCATTCCTGTGCTGCTGACGCTGCTCTGCATGACTGG TTACCAGCAGCTGAAGTATCAAATTGATCCGGAGTATTTGTTCTCGCCAATTGCGGGGGAGGGAAAGACTGAGCGTGCCATCGTTGAGCAATACTTCAAAGTGAATTACACGCACCGCTTTAACGTCGGACGCATAACGAGGCCCGGTAAGTGA
- the CG30432 gene encoding uncharacterized protein, with product MEGRKEFLNILLVIQIIYIVPVGIICLVIVAFQVTGYRLNDFVLFSYMNYIEQQARSYTPESWDKGLNIIVWIHVVILYVVFRKRECLRVQTLEDTRRQFEIEDLFRMETEFMEQLRSQGIELEDSTLDSSCV from the coding sequence ATGGAAGGCCGCAAAGAATTTCTGAATATTTTGTTGGTCATACAAATCATCTACATTGTGCCGGTTGGGATTATATGTTTGGTGATCGTGGCGTTTCAGGTGACGGGCTATCGTCTCAATGACTTTGTACTTTTCTCCTATATGAACTACATAGAGCAACAAGCCCGTTCGTACACTCCGGAATCTTGGGATAAAGGACTCAACATAATAGTGTGGATCCACGTCGTCATCCTATACGTGGTATTTCGAAAGAGGGAGTGTTTGAGGGTGCAGACTCTAGAGGACACTCGGCGCCAGTTTGAGATCGAAGATCTTTTTCGGATGGAGACTGAGTTCATGGAGCAGCTACGATCCCAAGGCATCGAACTGGAGGATTCCACATTGGATTCGAGCTGCGTATAA
- the eIF3f2 gene encoding eukaryotic translation initiation factor 3 subunit f2, whose translation MMSRNFSMRAKVYLKPLVFFQIIDAYDRRPKGDNQVMGTLLGRNKEGHIEITNCFTVPHKEHSENKRIDLDMAYASEVLELNMFAYPNERVLGWFCTGKSVSRSASLIHDYYVRECCEGQPLHLLVDAALKNQRLSTRLYCAVEMGVPGGTKGLMFSLVPLEISNENSDLVALRCIEKQSQQQASKQMERFVPELAQVVDATRDMQHRLDLVLRYINDVLARKKKPDNVVGRSLYAALTAVPLLDSDKFRVMFNTNLRDMLMAITLSTMIKTQLEISEKLSCMQDQ comes from the exons ATGATGTCTAGGAATTTTAGCATGCGAGCTAAGGTGTATCTAAAGCCGTTggtgtttttccaaattattgACGCATACGATCGCCGACCAAAAGGTGACAATCAG GTTATGGGCACTTTGCTGGGTCGCAACAAGGAGGGCCACATCGAGATCACAAACTGTTTTACTGTGCCGCACAAGGAGCATTCGGAGAACAAACGCATTGATCTGGATATGGCATATGCCTCCGAGGTCCTAGAGCTAAATATGTTCGCCTATCCGAACGAGCGTGTGCTGGGCTGGTTCTGCACTGGGAAATCGGTGTCCCGCTCCGCGTCCCTGATCCACGACTATTATGTCAGAGAATGCTGCGAAGGACAGCCACTGCACCTGCTAGTGGATGCAGCCCTGAAGAACCAGCGACTCTCGACCCGACTGTACTGTGCTGTGGAGATGGGAGTGCCTGGTGGCACCAAAGGACTGATGTTCTCATTAGTTCCACTGGAGATTAGCAACGAAAATTCCGATTTGGTGGCTCTGCGTTGCATAGAAAAGCAATCGCAGCAACAGGCAAGCAAGCAAATGGAGCGCTTCGTCCCAGAGTTGGCTCAAGTGGTGGATGCCACTAGGGATATGCAACATCGCCTTGACTTGGTGCTGCGCTACATCAACGATGTCTTGGCCAGGAAGAAAAAACCTGACAACGTAGTCGGGAGATCCCTTTACGCCGCTCTCACTGCCGTGCCGCTTTTGGACTCGGACAAATTTCGCGTCATGTTTAATACTAACTTGAGGGATATGCTCATGGCCATCACTCTTTCCACAATGATAAAAACACAGCTGGAGATCAGCGAGAAACTGTCTTGCATGCAGGATCAGTGA
- the CG30431 gene encoding uncharacterized protein translates to MLSLLPHHPLVCRCCLLEQPPLYHSLYDASSQLAVELKALAPALRLEHGDNLTDVICDLCLRRLHDARDFQRRCEHSEQVLRMRHEHWKHTVAVGDALALDDVLECLEREVGSLEGPMSVPLQASKPVAHVAPLMETVDFESLDFQDSSHSEHDIPSYWESSVDSGSLNTPHHQPETAELFAVEPPTPPESSEEPAPDAAEKPKMRRARPRQDNVKPKERKASGAVHPRSLHPCPECEKKFTRNFQLKLHMTAVHGMGEMRYQCEECRKNFASRHSLRYHVKSVHSTERPFGCQHCDRRFILRTQLLSHLRTHTGEAKPRIFECQRCSKSWPTKSDLRTHMRSHNPNMERPFKCDRCSKAFFTRGHLNSHLLVHTGEKPFACEYCDKCYQSVGNLNNHMVRLHADIIEAQLEAEGIES, encoded by the exons ATGCTCTCGCTGCTGCCGCACCACCCGCTCGTCTGCCGCTGCTGCCTGCTGGAGCAGCCGCCGCTCTACCACAGTCTCTATGACGCCTCTAGCCAGCTGGCGGTGGAGCTGAAGGCCCTGGCTCCCGCCCTGCGCCTTGAGCACGGCGACAACCTCACCGATGTGATATGCGACCTGTGCCTTCGTCGCCTGCACGACGCCCGCGACTTCCAGCGGCGGTGCGAGCACTCCGAACAGGTGCTACGCATGCGGCACGAGCACTGGAAGCACACGGTGGCCGTGGGAGACGCCTTGGCCCTGGACGATGTGCTTGAGTGCCTGGAGCGAGAAGTGGGCAGCCTGGAGGGACCGATGTCTGTGCCTCTGCAAGCAAGTAAGCCGGTGGCCCATGTGGCGCCCTTAATGGAGACCGTTGATTTTG AAAGCCTGGACTTCCAAGACAGCTCGCACAGTGAACATGATATTCCCTCGTACTGGGAATCGTCGGTAGATTCGGGAAGCCTAAACACTCCGCATCATCAGCCGGAGACCGCCGAGCTCTTTGCAGTCGAGCCCCCAACGCCGCCGGAATCATCCGAAGAGCCGGCACCTGATGCCGCAGAAAAGCCCAAGATGCGGAGAGCCAGGCCGCGCCAGGATAACGTCAAGCCCAAGGAGAGGAAGGCCTCTGGTGCCGTGCACCCGCGATCCTTGCACCCGTGCCCCGAGTGCGAAAAGAAGTTCACTCGCAACTTTCAGCTGAAGCTGCACATGACAGCCGTTCACGGCATGGGCGAGATGAGGTACCAGTGCGAGGAGTGCCGCAAGAACTTTGCCTCGCGGCACAGTCTTCGCTACCACGTGAAGTCGGTGCACTCAACGGAGCGTCCATTCGGCTGCCAGCACTGCGACCGCCGCTTCATCCTGCGCACGCAGCTGCTGTCCCACCTGCGCACCCACACCGGCGAAGCCAAGCCGCGCATATTCGAGTGCCAGCGCTGCTCGAAGAGCTGGCCCACCAAGTCCGACCTCCGCACCCATATGCGCTCCCACAACCCCAACATGGAGCGGCCCTTCAAGTGCGATCGCTGCTCGAAGGCCTTCTTCACTCGTGGCCACCTCAACTCCCACCTCCTGGTGCACACCGGCGAGAAGCCATTCGCCTGTGAGTACTGTGACAAGTGCTACCAGAGCGTTGGCAACCTGAATAACCACATGGTGCGCCTGCACGCAGATATCATTGAGGCCCAGTTAGAGGCGGAGGGCATCGAGAGCTGA